Part of the Desulfohalovibrio reitneri genome is shown below.
GCGCGAGACCCTGACCACCGTGGGCAACGGCTTCATGGCCACCCGGGGCTCCTTCGAGTCCGAGTCCGCCTCCTTCAACTTCTATCCCGGCACCTACATCGCGGGCATGTTCAACAAGCTGCCCAGCGAGGTCCACGGCCGCACCATCTACAACAACGACTTCGTCAACTGCCCCAACTGGACGGCGGTGGAGATCAAGATCGGCACCTCCGACTTCAAGAGCCCCCTGTCCATGGAGCTTTTGAACTACACCCACGCCCTGGACATGAAGAAGGGCGTGATGATGCGCACCATCATTTGCCGCGACGGCCTGGGGCGGCTCATTCGGCTGCACACCAAGCGGTTCGTGTCCATGGCCAACCGCAACCTGGCCTGCCAGCAGTTCTGCATCACCCCGCTCAATTTCTCGGACACCGTGACCATCCGCTCCTCCCTGGACGGCAATGTCATCAACGCCGGGGTGGCCCGCTACCGGGCGCTGTCATCCAACCACCTGGACTTGATGGGCTTGGGAGCCACCGACGACGGCGTCAGCCTGCACGTCAAGACCAAGGCCTCGAACTACCATTTGGTCATGCGGGCCAAGACCCGCGCCTTCGAGAACCAAAAGGAGATCCCCCTGGCCAAGCGGGTGGTCATTGACGGGGCGCGCATCAGCGAGGAGATGGACGTTTCCCTGCGCGAGTCGGCCACCTGCACCTTCGAGAAGCTGGTGGCCGTGCACACCACCCTGGAGGAGGAAACCCCCATCCCGGAGGAGGCGGAGCAGGCCGCCATCAAGACCCTCGACGGCATCCGAACCTTCCGCCAGGCCAAGACCCCGCACGCCCGGGCCTGGGAGAAGCTGTGGGAGAAGGCCGACATCGTGGTCGGCGGGGACCGTTTCGTGCAGAAAGTGACCCGGCTGCACATCTTCCACCTGCTGAGCACGGCCTCGCCCCACAACACCGACCTCGACGCGGGCATGCCCGCGCGCGGGCTGCACGGCGAGGCCTACCGGGGCCACATCTTCTGGGACGAACTCTACATCCTGCCCTTCTTCGACCTCAATTTCCCGGACATCGCCAAGGCGTTGCTCACCTACCGGGTCAAGCGGCTGGACGCGGCCAGGGAATACGCCCGCAGCATCGGCGCGGAAGGGGCCATGTACCCCTGGCAGACCGCGGACGACGGCGGCGAGGAGACCCAGGAGGTGCATTACAACCCCGAGTCGGACAGCTGGGGGCCGGACCTCTCGCGGCGGCAGCGCCACGTCTCCATCGCCATCTTCTACAACTTCTGGCGCTACTACACGATCTCCGGGGACAAGACCTTCCTGCGCGACAACGGCGCGGAGGTCATGCTGGCCATCGCCCGCTTCTGGGCCTCCATCGCCAGCCTGGAGGAGGACGGCCGCTACCACATCCGGGGCGTCATGGGCCCGGACGAATTCCACGAGAAGATGCCCGATTCGGACGAGCCGGGGCTTTCGGACAACGCCTACACCAACATCATGGTGGTCTGGCTCATGGAGAAGGCCCTCTCCCTGATGGATATCCTGCCCAGGCAGACCCGCGACCGCCTGCTGGAGGAGATGAACCTCACCGAGGAGGAAACGGCCAAGTGGCGGGACATGACCCGGCGCATGAAGGTCATCATCGACGAGTCCGGCGTCATCTCCCAGTTCGAGGGCTACATGGACCTCGACGAGTTGGACTGGGACCACTACCGCCGCCACTACTACTCCATCCACCGCATGGACCGCATCCTCAAGGCCGAGGGCGACAGCCCCGACCACTACAAGGTGGCCAAGCAGGCGGACGTGCTCATGACCTGGTACGTCCTCTCCCCCGAATCCGTGGCCCGCATCCTGGAGCAGCTGGGCTACCCGGTTGAGGACCCCTACGAGCTGCTGCGGGTCAACTACGACTACTACAAGCCGCGCACATCCCACGGCTCCACCCTGTCCAAGGTGGTGCACGCCGTGGTTTCCAACTTCATCAACCGCACCGAGTCCGCCTGGGACTGGTTCCTGGAGGCCATGCGCTCGGACCTGTTCGACACCCAGGGCGGCACCACCATCGAGGGCATCCACACCGGCGTCATGGCCGGAACCCTCATGACCATCGTGCGCTACTTCGCCGGGGTGGAGGTCCACTCCAAGCAGCCCATCATCAACCCCTCGCCCCCGCCGCACTTCAACGGCCTGGCCCTGCGCTTCTGCCACCGCCGCGTGTGGTACAATCTGCGCATCGGCCGCGAGAGCATGAAGATGTGGCTGGAGAGCGACCGCCGCACCCAGTCCGTGTTCCAGTACAAGGGCGAGATGATCTCCCTGCCGCCCGGCGAGGTGGTGGAACTGCCCCTGGACGGCGTGGACGGAAAGCCGGAATAGGCCGGGCGGAAAATGGACGTAAAAAAGGGCGCTCCCCCGACGGGGGAGCGCCCTTTTTTACGTCTCGTTGGCCCTGTCCGGGCTACTGCTCGGAGCCGGGCATCTTGGGTTCGGGCTGCTGGCCCTCGCCCTCGCCCTCGGGCGCCTTGAGAGTGACGTCCACGTCCATCTCGTCCATGGCCTTGATGACGTCTGGGGTGACGTCGGCCGAGGGGGCGTAGGCCATGACCTGGTCCTTGACCAGGACGGCGGTCAGGCCCTTCTCCTGGCGAATCCGCTCCACGACCTTCTCGAAGGCCTGGCCGATCTGCTGGTTGAGGCGCTGCTGGGCCTGGGACAGCTCGTCGCGGGCCTGTCCCACGGCCTGCTGCATGGCCTTGCGCTGCTCCTGGGTGGCGTTCTCGCCCATGTCGGCCTGCATGGACTGCAGCTCGCCGGAGAGGTTTTCGCTCATCTCCTTGAGCCCGGCCATGCCCTCCTTGGCCACGGCGCTGTCCTCCATCACCTTCTTGGCGTCCACCACGCCGATGGCGGGGGCCGCGTCCTTGGCCCCGGACTGTCCGCCCTGGTTGCACCCGGTGAGGAAAAGACCCAACAAAAGGGCGGCCAGCAGCAGCATCGGAAGTTTGTACGTGTTTCTCATTTCGCCTCCGTTTGGCAACTTTTCAAAAGCAGGTCCATCACCTCATAGTCGGTGAAATCGAACCTGAGGGGGGTCAGGGTGATCCAGCCTTCGGTGAGCAGGGCGCGGTCGGTGTCCTCGCTCAGCTGTTCGGGCGGGATGACCCCGTCCAGCCAGTAGTAGGGCCTGCCGCGCGGGTCCTGGCGCTGGTCGTACCAGTCGCGGTAGGGGGCCCGGGTGTGGCGGCAGACCTTCAGTCCCTTGACCTGCTCGATGGGCAGGTCGGGGAAATTCATGTTCAGGACGCAGCGTTCGCGCAGTCCCTCCCAGGACATGGAGGCCACGAAATCCGCCAGATAACGGGCCTGTCCGGAAAGGTCCTCGGGGTTGAAGCCGTCGAAGGAGACGGCCATGGAGGGCAACCGCATGAGCGCGCCCTCCGTGGCAGCGGAGACCGTGCCGGAGTAGAGGATGTCCACCCCGCAGTTGCCCCCGGCGTTGATGCCGGAGACCACCAGGTCCGGCTTGCCCTCCATGAGGGAGGACAGCCCCAGCTTGACGCAGTCCGCCGGAGTTCCGGAAACGCCGAAGCCCCGGAAGCCGTTCTCCTTGAAGTTCTTCACCCGCAGGGGCTGGGACAGGGTCACGGCGTGCCCCACGGCGCTCATCTCGGAGATGGGCGCCACGCAGACCACCTCGTGCCCCGCCTCCTTCATGGCCTTGTACACGGCGCGCAGGCCAACCGCCTGGATGCCGTCGTCGTTGGTCAAGAGTATCCGCATCGTTCTCCTCTCCGGGGGGGGAACCGCCCGCCCGGAACAAATCGGCCCCGCTTCGGGGCCGATGGCGTTTCGCGTTTGCCGGGGCTCACATTGACAATCCGGCATCTTTGGGGGCACACCTTGCCTTCAAGCCGGACCGGGGAAAGCCCAAGGCACCCCTTGTAGTCATCCCGGCCATAATCTGCAAGGACCATGCCCCAGAAATCCGCCTACATCAGGGACTTCACCCCGGGAAGCCACGTCTCGGACCTGTTCCTCATCTCCGAGGCCAGGCTGGGCCAATCGCGCAACGGTCCCTTCTGGAACCTGCTGCTGTCCGACGCCTCCGGGAGGGTGGAGGCCAAGATATGGTCACCGCTGTCCCAGCGCTTCGAGGGGCTGGCCTCCGGACAGGTGGTGCGCGCCTCCGGCCAGGTGGAGGTCTTTCGGGAGAAGAACCAGCTCAACATCCGCGAGATGGAGGTTCTCGACGAGCCGGACCACGACCTGCTGCAAGGGCTTGTTCCGGTCTCCGAAGTGCCGCCCGTGGAGCTCATGGAGCGACTCGAGGACCTGCTGCGCGAGCACCTGACCCACAAACCGTGGAAAACCTTCGTCTTTAAAGTGTTGAACGACGAGGAGGTGCGCGCCAGGATGCTGGCCGCGCCCGGAGCCAAGGCCATCCACCACGCCTACTCCGGCGGCCTGCTGGAGCACACCCTGGCCGTCTGCCGCATCTGCGCCAGCCTGGCCGCCCTGTACCCGGAGGTGGACAAGGAGGCGCTTTTGGCCGCCGCCGCCTTCCACGACCTGGGCAAGGCCTGGGAGCTGACCTCCGGCCCCGCCTCCGGCTACACCGCCGAGGGCCGCCTGCTGGGGCACATCAACCTCTGCCTGGAGATCCTGGAGCCCTTCTTCCGCCGCTGCAAGTCGCTGGACGAGGAGCTGGTGCTGCACTTCAAGCACATGATCCTCTCCCACCACGGCGAGTACGAGTTCGGCTCGCCCAAGCGGCCCAAGACTTCCGAGGCCATGCTGCTCCACTACGCCGACCAGATCGACGCCAAGATGAACACCGTGGCCCAGGCCTTCGAGCCCGAGGCCGAACCCGGCGACTTCTCGCCCTTTGTGCGGGCCCTGGACCGCTTTCTCTACAAACCCGCCCGCACCCCCCGCAAGGACCGCCCCAAGGACGACAAGGAGCCGCCGCAGTGTTTGTTACCTTTGAAGGGATAGAGGGAACCGGCAAGACCACCCAGATAGCCCGCGCCGTGGAGCACCTGCGGGAAAACGGCCTGGAGGTGGAGACCACCCTGGAGCCGGGCGGCTCCCGCCTGGGCCGCGAACTGCGGCGCATCCTGCTGTCCATGGAGAGCCGCGACCTGACCGGCCGGGCCGAGCTTTTCCTCTACCTGGCCGACCGCGCCCAGCACGTGGAGACCTTCATCCGCCCCGCCCTTATGCGCGGCGCGGCCGTCATCTCCGATCGCTACGCCGACTCCACCGTGGTCTACCAGGGCTACGGCCGGGGGCTGGACCCCAACCTGCTGCACCGCCTCAACGACACCGCGGTGGACGGGCTGTGGCCCGACCTGACCATTCTGCTGGACATCGAGCCGGAAACGGGCCTCAAGCGCGCCTTCGACCGCAACATCCGCGAGGGCAAGCAGAACAAGGAAGGCCGCTTCGAGGCCGAGGCCATGGACTTCCACCAGCGCGTGCGCGAGGGCTACCTGACCTGGGCCGCCCTCAATGCCGACCGCTTCGCGGTGGTGGACGCCTCCGGCTCGCCCGACGAGGTATTCGCCCAGGTGCGCGACGCCCTGGACCGTGCCCTGGCCATACGCCAGAGCTAGACCGTCCCTTCCCCCTCTCCACCACGTCCAGGCGGCTTCCAACCGTCCTGGACAGCCGCCGCCGCATCTGCCATATACTAGACGCCTAAAAAGCGTGCGTCAGGACCCGGCCGTTCTCCCGGCCGCAGCCACCAACCGAACACGGAGTACCCTCCATGCGCCGCATCGGCTGTTTCGTGCACTGCAATGGCTTCCTCATCCAGTTGACCAATTGCACCGAGCCCTCCGGGCCGGCACACAGGTAGCGCCAGGCACTACGAATGTCCGACGCACGCCTGTCTCTTTCGCGCCTCGCGCGCGCCCTGCCCGATTTGCTGTTCGCCCTGCTGGTCCTGGCCGGAGTGGTCTGGCTCATGGCCATGGGGTCCGAGCGGCTGGGCTACAACTGGCAGTGGCACCAGGTGCCGCCCTACCTTCTGGATCTCGAGGACGGCCTCTCCCCCGGCCCCCTGCTGGCCGCCCTGGCCGAGACCCTGCGCATCGCCGGGGTGGCCTTGCTGCTCTCTTTTTTCTTCGGTCTGGCCGCGGCCGTGCTGCGCCTCTCCCCGTCGCTCATCGGCCGGGCCGTGGCCCGGGGCTATCTCGAACTTATCCGCAACACCCCGCTGCTCATCCAGATATTCTTCATCTATTTCGTCCTCGGCCCCATGCTGGACATCCCCCGCTTCTGGGCCGGGGTGCTTGCCCTGTCCCTGTTCGAGGGTGCCTACGCCTCGGAGATCATCCGCGCGGGCATCACCTCCGTGGCTCGGGGCCAGTGGGAGGCGGCCCACTCCCTGGGGCTGTCCGTTCGCCACACCTACCGCAGGATCATCCTGCCGCAGGCCCTGCGGCGGGTAATTCCACCGCTCACCTCCCAGGCCGTGGCCCTGGTCAAGGATTCGGCCCTGCTGTCCACCATCTCCATTTTCGAGCTGACCCTGCGCGGGCAGGTCATCGTGGCCGACACCTTCCTCACCTTCGAGATCTGGTTCACCGTGGCGGCCTTGTACCTTCTTGTCACCTTAAGCCTCTCGGCCCTGTCGGGAGCCCTGGAACACCGTTTCAAGGTGGAGACGTGAGCCTCATGGCATTCCAGACCGAGGACCGGGCGCCCGTCCGCCCGGAAAAGCCCCCGTTGGGGGACGTCATCGTGCGGGTGCGCGACTTGGTGAAAACCTTTCCCGGCGGCACCACCGCCCTGGACCACGTCAACCTGGACGTGCGCCAGCGCGAGGTGGTGGTCGTCGTCGGCCCCTCCGGCTCGGGCAAGTCCACCCTGCTGCGGTGCTTAAACGGCATCGAGGACCGCGACTCCGGCGAGATCGTGGTGGACGGCGCGCCCCTGGACGGTTCGCGCAAAAACCGCGACCTCATCCGCACCGAGGTGGGCATGGTTTTCCAGTCCTTCAACCTCTTCCCGCATATGACCGTGCTGGAAAACGTCTGCCTGGCCCCGCGCCTGGTGCGCGGCCGCCCCTCCAGGGAGGTGGAGGCCGAGGCGCGGGAGCTTCTGGAGCAGGTGGGGCTTAAGGACAAGCCGGACAGCTACCCCGCCCACCTCTCCGGCGGGCAGCAGCAGCGGGTGGCCATCGCCCGCGCCCTGGCCATGCGGCCCAAGGTCATGCTCTTCGACGAGGCCACCAGCGCTTTGGATCCGGAGATGATCGGCGAGGTGCTGGACGTCATGCGCGATCTGGCCCGCGAGGGCATGACCATGATCGTGGTCAGCCACGAGATGGGCTTCGCCCGCGAGGTGGGCGACCGCGTGATTTTCATGGACGAGGGGCGCGTGGTGGAAAAGGCGGGGGTCGAGGACTTCTTCCTGCAGCCCAAAAGCGAACGAACCAAGGCCTTTCTGGCGCAAATCCTGTAACCCGGCGCGAGCCGGAAAACAGCGGAGCGAACATGAAGTGCAAACGTATCGCCGCCCTGATGGCGGCGTTGATCCTCACCCTGGCCGTGGCCCTGCCCGCCTCGGCCGACGTGCGGCAGGAGCTGACCAGCCAGTCCACCATCGAGAAGGTGTTGGAGCGCGGCGTGCTGCGCGTGGGCATGTCCACCTTCGAGCCCTGGGCCATGAAGGACGCCCAGGGCGAGTTCATCGGCTTCGAGATCGACGTGGCCAAGCGGCTGGCCGAGGACATGGGCGTGGAGCTGGAACTGGTTTCCACCCAGTGGGCCGGCATCATCCCCGCCCTGCTCACAGGCAAGTTCGACGTCATTATCGGCGGCATGTCCATCCGGGCGGACCGGGCCAAGAAGGTCAACTTCTCCATCCCCTACAACTACACCGGCATGGCCATCGTGGCTTCCAAGGAAAAGGCCGAGGGCTTTGACGAGCTGGCGGACTTCAACAAGTCCGGGGTGGTCATCGCGGCCCGCACCGGCACCACCGCGGCCAAGGCGGCCCGCAAGCACATGCCCCAGGCCGACCTGCTGCTCTTCGACCAGGAGCCCCAGGCCGTGCAGGAGCTGCTCAACGGCAACGCCCACGCCTTCGTCTCCACCGCGCCCAAGCCGGGCTTCGAGGCGGCCAAGCACCCGGAGAAGCTCTTCCTGCCCTTCTCCGGCACCTTCACCAAGGAGCCCAACGCCATGGCCGTGCGCAAGGGCGACCCGGACACCCTGAACTACCTCAACTCCTGGATCCGCGCCGTGGCCGCCGAGGGCTGGTTCATGGAGCGGTTCAAGTACTGGTTCGAATCCCGCGACTGGGAAGGCCAGCTCAAGTAGCCAACCATCCGGGGCCCCGGTCCGCCGGGGCCCCGCCATTTTCCCATGCTGCCCGGCAAACCCGCCACATTCACCCGTCTCGATCTCCTCCTCGGCCTGCTGCTCGCGGCCGGGGCGGCTTGGCTCGTCCTGCGCGCGGGGGCGAACCTGGACTACGACTGGGACTGGTCCGTGGTGAGCCGCTACCTGGTCAAGACCACCCCGGACGGCGTGGCCCCCAACCTGCTGCTGGAAGGGCTCTTCACCACAATCAAGCTGGCCCTGTGGTCCATGCTCCTGGCCCTGCCCGTGGGCACCATCGCCGGGCTGGCCCGGGCGCGCGGGCGGCTGGGGCTGCGCCTGCTGGCGCGGGTGTACGTGGAGTTCGTGCGCAACACCCCGCCCTTGGTGCTCATCTTCATCTTCTACTTCTTCGTGGGCGACCAGGTCATGACCGCCCTGGGCGTGCAGGAGGCGGCCCGCGCCCTGCCCGATTCCATGCGGCAGACCACGGCCTGGCTGGCGGCCGAACCGGGGCGCCTGGCTGCCTTCGCCTCGGCCGTGCTCACCCTGGGGCTGTACGAGGGGGCCTACATCGCAGAGATCGTCCGCTCCGGGGTGCAGTCCATCGAACGCGGCCAGTGGGAGGCGGCCTACGCCCTGGGGCTCTCCCCCTGGCAACGCATGCGGCGGGTGGTGCTGCCGCAGGCCTTCCGCCGCATCGTGCCGCCGCTGGCGGGGCAGTTCATCTCCACCATCAAGGACTCGGCCATCGTCTCGGTCATCTCCATCGGCGAGCTGACCTTCCAGGGCATGGAGATCATGGCCACCACCTACCAGACTTTCGAGATATGGCTGACCGTGCTGGGCATGTACCTGGCGCTGTGCCTGACGCTGTCGCTGCTTTCCCGCAGGCTGGAGGCCTATCTGGCCCGCTGGGGCTTCTAGGCCGGGTGCGTACGCCATTCCCCTCCGCTTTTCCGAGTGCCATGCGGCGGAAAAGCGGTCCGGGTGTTGACATCCGCGCCCTCTCCACTACGATGGCGGCTTGAATCGCAAAATGCAAAGGACGGTACCATGCCTCCCATCAAGTTCTGGGGTCTCTCCACCTGCATCCACTGCAAGAAGGCCAAGGAATTTCTCGACGAACGCGACGTGAACTACGACCTGACCTACGTGGACAGGCTCTCCGGTGACGAGCGCCAGCAGTGCATCGACGAGATCAAGAAGCACAACAAGGCTCTCTCCTTCCCCACCATCGTCTTTGACGACGGGGAAACCGTTGTGGTCGGCTTCAATTCCGAGGAGCTGGAGTCGGCCCTGGAGAACTGCGGCTACACTCCGGAGAAGTAATGGACGCCAAGCAGCTCTACGAAAAGCTAAAGCCGCTGCAGGAGAAACAGGGCTACCAGTTCAACAAGGACATGACCTACACCATGCCCCTGCTGGAGTCGCTGCTGGTGAACAAGGAGCGACACGGCTACATGGCCTGTCCCTGCCGCCTGGCCACCGGCGAGTACGAAAAGGACCGCGACATCATCTGCCCCTGCACCTACCGCGGCCCGGACGTGGAGGAATACGGCGCCTGCTTCTGCGCCCTGTACGTCTCCGACGACTACAACCAGGAGCGCATGGACAAGAAGACCGTGCCCGAGCGCAGGCCGCCGGAAAAGGTCATGGAGGCCCTCGAGGCCAACCTGGGCGGCGACTAACCAACCCGCGCACACCATCGACGCCGCGCGGCCCCGGTTTTCCGCCGGGGCCGCTTTTTTTGCTCCGCGCCGCGTGCTACTCTTGGCGCATGTCCAAAGCCATCACCCCCGACTCCCTGGCCGTGCTGGAAGTGCGGCTTTTCTGGCAAAGCCCCGAGGCCTCCTTCGAGGAACGCTACCTGGCCCGCAAGGCCAACCTCTGGCGCGACTGCTTCCCGCCCGGCGTGGAAGAGGAGCTGGTGGGCAAGGGACCGGGCGACTCCGTGCCGTTCTCCCTGGAAGCGGGCGAGGCCGTCCCCGCCTACTCGGAACAGCGCGTGGACCGCCTGCCCTGGCGCGACTACCTGCCCCGCGCCGTGGCCGGGCGGGAGATCCCCCTGCGGCCGGGACGCTTCTACCCGCAGGGGGTGCTGCGGCTACCAAGCGTCCACCCCCAGACCGCCACGCCCTTCCGCCTGCTGGACAAGGACGACCAGGGCCTGACCTGCGACCGCAACCACCCTTTCGCCCGCTTCGCCGCGCGGGGCGAGGTGCACGTCATCAACTGCCGGGAAAAGACCGGCGACACCGGCGGAGCCTG
Proteins encoded:
- a CDS encoding beta-phosphoglucomutase family hydrolase encodes the protein MFTTEVKGVVFDLDGVITDTAGVHADSWEKMFNDFLQDYAERNNVPFLPFDKYDDYQKYVDGKPRYAGVKSFLESRGIKLSYGTPEDSPDEETICGLGNRKNDIFQAILKEKGPEVFQTSVAFVESLRAEGLKVAVASSSKNARLVLELAGLDGLFDTVVGGIRSAELQLAGKPEPDIFVTAAKELGLWPGECMVVEDAISGVQAGRAGNFGLVLGVSRTTSPELLRRFGADKVVQDLSEIPLDEIHKWFLHGIEKDSWRLTYEGFDPGDEKLRETLTTVGNGFMATRGSFESESASFNFYPGTYIAGMFNKLPSEVHGRTIYNNDFVNCPNWTAVEIKIGTSDFKSPLSMELLNYTHALDMKKGVMMRTIICRDGLGRLIRLHTKRFVSMANRNLACQQFCITPLNFSDTVTIRSSLDGNVINAGVARYRALSSNHLDLMGLGATDDGVSLHVKTKASNYHLVMRAKTRAFENQKEIPLAKRVVIDGARISEEMDVSLRESATCTFEKLVAVHTTLEEETPIPEEAEQAAIKTLDGIRTFRQAKTPHARAWEKLWEKADIVVGGDRFVQKVTRLHIFHLLSTASPHNTDLDAGMPARGLHGEAYRGHIFWDELYILPFFDLNFPDIAKALLTYRVKRLDAAREYARSIGAEGAMYPWQTADDGGEETQEVHYNPESDSWGPDLSRRQRHVSIAIFYNFWRYYTISGDKTFLRDNGAEVMLAIARFWASIASLEEDGRYHIRGVMGPDEFHEKMPDSDEPGLSDNAYTNIMVVWLMEKALSLMDILPRQTRDRLLEEMNLTEEETAKWRDMTRRMKVIIDESGVISQFEGYMDLDELDWDHYRRHYYSIHRMDRILKAEGDSPDHYKVAKQADVLMTWYVLSPESVARILEQLGYPVEDPYELLRVNYDYYKPRTSHGSTLSKVVHAVVSNFINRTESAWDWFLEAMRSDLFDTQGGTTIEGIHTGVMAGTLMTIVRYFAGVEVHSKQPIINPSPPPHFNGLALRFCHRRVWYNLRIGRESMKMWLESDRRTQSVFQYKGEMISLPPGEVVELPLDGVDGKPE
- a CDS encoding OmpH family outer membrane protein — protein: MRNTYKLPMLLLAALLLGLFLTGCNQGGQSGAKDAAPAIGVVDAKKVMEDSAVAKEGMAGLKEMSENLSGELQSMQADMGENATQEQRKAMQQAVGQARDELSQAQQRLNQQIGQAFEKVVERIRQEKGLTAVLVKDQVMAYAPSADVTPDVIKAMDEMDVDVTLKAPEGEGEGQQPEPKMPGSEQ
- the surE gene encoding 5'/3'-nucleotidase SurE, with translation MRILLTNDDGIQAVGLRAVYKAMKEAGHEVVCVAPISEMSAVGHAVTLSQPLRVKNFKENGFRGFGVSGTPADCVKLGLSSLMEGKPDLVVSGINAGGNCGVDILYSGTVSAATEGALMRLPSMAVSFDGFNPEDLSGQARYLADFVASMSWEGLRERCVLNMNFPDLPIEQVKGLKVCRHTRAPYRDWYDQRQDPRGRPYYWLDGVIPPEQLSEDTDRALLTEGWITLTPLRFDFTDYEVMDLLLKSCQTEAK
- a CDS encoding 3'-5' exoribonuclease YhaM family protein is translated as MPQKSAYIRDFTPGSHVSDLFLISEARLGQSRNGPFWNLLLSDASGRVEAKIWSPLSQRFEGLASGQVVRASGQVEVFREKNQLNIREMEVLDEPDHDLLQGLVPVSEVPPVELMERLEDLLREHLTHKPWKTFVFKVLNDEEVRARMLAAPGAKAIHHAYSGGLLEHTLAVCRICASLAALYPEVDKEALLAAAAFHDLGKAWELTSGPASGYTAEGRLLGHINLCLEILEPFFRRCKSLDEELVLHFKHMILSHHGEYEFGSPKRPKTSEAMLLHYADQIDAKMNTVAQAFEPEAEPGDFSPFVRALDRFLYKPARTPRKDRPKDDKEPPQCLLPLKG
- the tmk gene encoding dTMP kinase, yielding MFVTFEGIEGTGKTTQIARAVEHLRENGLEVETTLEPGGSRLGRELRRILLSMESRDLTGRAELFLYLADRAQHVETFIRPALMRGAAVISDRYADSTVVYQGYGRGLDPNLLHRLNDTAVDGLWPDLTILLDIEPETGLKRAFDRNIREGKQNKEGRFEAEAMDFHQRVREGYLTWAALNADRFAVVDASGSPDEVFAQVRDALDRALAIRQS
- a CDS encoding amino acid ABC transporter permease, which gives rise to MSDARLSLSRLARALPDLLFALLVLAGVVWLMAMGSERLGYNWQWHQVPPYLLDLEDGLSPGPLLAALAETLRIAGVALLLSFFFGLAAAVLRLSPSLIGRAVARGYLELIRNTPLLIQIFFIYFVLGPMLDIPRFWAGVLALSLFEGAYASEIIRAGITSVARGQWEAAHSLGLSVRHTYRRIILPQALRRVIPPLTSQAVALVKDSALLSTISIFELTLRGQVIVADTFLTFEIWFTVAALYLLVTLSLSALSGALEHRFKVET
- a CDS encoding amino acid ABC transporter ATP-binding protein is translated as MVRVRDLVKTFPGGTTALDHVNLDVRQREVVVVVGPSGSGKSTLLRCLNGIEDRDSGEIVVDGAPLDGSRKNRDLIRTEVGMVFQSFNLFPHMTVLENVCLAPRLVRGRPSREVEAEARELLEQVGLKDKPDSYPAHLSGGQQQRVAIARALAMRPKVMLFDEATSALDPEMIGEVLDVMRDLAREGMTMIVVSHEMGFAREVGDRVIFMDEGRVVEKAGVEDFFLQPKSERTKAFLAQIL
- a CDS encoding transporter substrate-binding domain-containing protein — encoded protein: MKCKRIAALMAALILTLAVALPASADVRQELTSQSTIEKVLERGVLRVGMSTFEPWAMKDAQGEFIGFEIDVAKRLAEDMGVELELVSTQWAGIIPALLTGKFDVIIGGMSIRADRAKKVNFSIPYNYTGMAIVASKEKAEGFDELADFNKSGVVIAARTGTTAAKAARKHMPQADLLLFDQEPQAVQELLNGNAHAFVSTAPKPGFEAAKHPEKLFLPFSGTFTKEPNAMAVRKGDPDTLNYLNSWIRAVAAEGWFMERFKYWFESRDWEGQLK
- a CDS encoding amino acid ABC transporter permease, yielding MLPGKPATFTRLDLLLGLLLAAGAAWLVLRAGANLDYDWDWSVVSRYLVKTTPDGVAPNLLLEGLFTTIKLALWSMLLALPVGTIAGLARARGRLGLRLLARVYVEFVRNTPPLVLIFIFYFFVGDQVMTALGVQEAARALPDSMRQTTAWLAAEPGRLAAFASAVLTLGLYEGAYIAEIVRSGVQSIERGQWEAAYALGLSPWQRMRRVVLPQAFRRIVPPLAGQFISTIKDSAIVSVISIGELTFQGMEIMATTYQTFEIWLTVLGMYLALCLTLSLLSRRLEAYLARWGF
- a CDS encoding glutaredoxin family protein, which gives rise to MPPIKFWGLSTCIHCKKAKEFLDERDVNYDLTYVDRLSGDERQQCIDEIKKHNKALSFPTIVFDDGETVVVGFNSEELESALENCGYTPEK
- a CDS encoding ferredoxin-thioredoxin reductase catalytic domain-containing protein, translating into MDAKQLYEKLKPLQEKQGYQFNKDMTYTMPLLESLLVNKERHGYMACPCRLATGEYEKDRDIICPCTYRGPDVEEYGACFCALYVSDDYNQERMDKKTVPERRPPEKVMEALEANLGGD